A portion of the uncultured Bacteroides sp. genome contains these proteins:
- a CDS encoding alpha-galactosidase gives MKKIYCLCILLSVFIFRTPVNGRVSYQFSQKPVDIIKWIESNFRKGKKPPFSFVYGNKHSKDFIQKWSFSSEKVANSEIGVKSYSYTWKDKETGLELICEVKGYPDYNSVEWVLRFINTSNKNSKELKEVKVVDLDFQYPSEGDITLHYEDGTHVSKADFHPRKKILIPGETLSMSPQSGRSSDNAFPFFNIESSSNQGAIVAVGWSGTWFADFKRTSNNSISLASGMKWLDTYLREKETIRTPSICLLFWNGKNRMVGHNMFRRFILNCQTHKINGKPTKYPVSTSFNYGDPYPCNEYTCLTTDYALAMINRYKHFKLVPEVFWLDAGWYVKSADVAHNKNWANTVGNWEVDKERFPDGLKPISDAVHNAGAKFMVWFEPERVIKDSDWGVKLRKWMLDAKGTDAYLYDLGNKEALDWLCKFIGDMMEENGIDYYRQDFNMKIDNFWRENDEPGRIGICEIRHIEGLYAFWDYLLKRFPESIIDNCASGGRRIDFESIKRSAPLWRTDYSYGEPVGYQCHTYGLNFYLPLTGTGVEKNDHFTFRSSFGTSVIYNWKITDGASSFTEMQKCQKEFNDVRPYFYEDYYPLTTVEDMTSDHIWMAYQLHRPSDSTGFVVAFRREKSEDNFITVNLSGLMPSENYEIKNYDTGDVLIKTGKELMEGLSLMLNEPRSSLLLNYKPVSRHGPKRP, from the coding sequence ATGAAAAAAATATATTGCTTGTGTATTCTCTTGTCTGTTTTTATATTTCGCACGCCTGTTAATGGGCGAGTCAGCTATCAGTTCTCACAAAAACCTGTAGATATTATTAAATGGATTGAGAGCAACTTTAGGAAAGGGAAAAAGCCCCCTTTTTCCTTTGTATATGGTAATAAACATTCTAAAGATTTCATACAGAAATGGAGTTTCTCATCTGAAAAAGTTGCAAATTCGGAGATTGGAGTGAAATCTTATTCTTATACTTGGAAAGATAAAGAAACCGGATTGGAATTAATTTGTGAAGTAAAAGGGTATCCTGATTACAATTCTGTAGAATGGGTGCTTCGGTTTATTAATACATCCAACAAGAACTCAAAAGAATTAAAAGAAGTAAAGGTTGTCGATTTAGATTTTCAATATCCCTCTGAGGGAGATATAACACTTCATTATGAAGACGGAACACATGTCTCTAAGGCTGACTTCCACCCTAGAAAAAAAATACTGATACCTGGAGAAACGTTAAGTATGTCTCCTCAAAGTGGTCGTTCTTCGGATAATGCATTTCCATTTTTTAATATAGAATCTTCATCCAATCAGGGAGCTATAGTAGCAGTTGGATGGTCAGGTACATGGTTTGCTGATTTTAAAAGAACAAGCAATAATAGTATATCTCTGGCCTCAGGGATGAAATGGTTAGATACCTATCTTCGTGAAAAAGAGACGATTCGTACACCGAGTATTTGTTTGCTATTCTGGAATGGTAAAAACCGTATGGTCGGTCATAATATGTTTCGTCGCTTTATCTTGAATTGTCAAACGCATAAGATTAACGGAAAACCAACTAAATATCCCGTTTCAACCAGTTTTAATTATGGAGATCCTTATCCGTGTAATGAATACACCTGCTTGACTACGGATTATGCTTTAGCTATGATTAATAGATATAAACATTTTAAATTAGTTCCTGAGGTTTTCTGGCTTGATGCAGGATGGTACGTTAAGTCGGCCGATGTTGCCCATAATAAAAATTGGGCGAATACTGTCGGCAATTGGGAAGTAGACAAGGAGCGTTTTCCTGATGGATTAAAACCTATATCTGATGCTGTCCACAATGCTGGTGCTAAGTTTATGGTTTGGTTTGAACCTGAGAGGGTAATTAAGGATTCAGATTGGGGAGTAAAGTTGCGTAAATGGATGCTAGATGCTAAAGGCACAGATGCTTATTTGTACGATTTAGGCAATAAAGAGGCACTGGATTGGCTCTGTAAATTTATAGGTGATATGATGGAAGAAAACGGCATAGATTATTATCGTCAGGATTTTAATATGAAGATTGATAATTTTTGGAGAGAAAATGATGAACCGGGGCGTATTGGTATTTGTGAAATAAGGCATATTGAAGGATTATATGCTTTTTGGGATTACTTACTAAAGCGTTTTCCTGAATCTATCATTGATAATTGTGCGAGTGGCGGACGTCGCATTGACTTCGAATCTATAAAGAGAAGTGCTCCTTTATGGCGTACCGATTATAGCTACGGAGAGCCTGTAGGTTATCAGTGTCATACATATGGTTTGAATTTCTATCTGCCGCTTACAGGAACAGGAGTTGAAAAAAATGATCATTTTACGTTTCGTTCCAGTTTTGGGACTTCCGTTATCTATAATTGGAAAATAACAGATGGGGCATCATCTTTTACGGAGATGCAAAAATGTCAAAAAGAATTCAATGATGTTAGACCCTATTTTTACGAAGATTATTATCCATTGACGACAGTTGAAGATATGACGTCAGATCATATTTGGATGGCTTACCAACTGCATCGACCATCAGATAGCACTGGTTTTGTTGTCGCTTTTCGACGAGAAAAATCGGAAGATAATTTCATAACGGTAAATCTATCGGGACTCATGCCGAGCGAGAACTATGAAATAAAAAACTATGATACGGGAGACGTTTTGATAAAAACAGGAAAAGAATTGATGGAGGGGCTAAGTTTAATGTTGAATGAACCTCGTAGTTCTCTATTGCTTAATTATAAACCCGTTTCTCGTCATGGGCCGAAAAGGCCTTAA
- a CDS encoding ROK family protein, with translation MKEYIVGIDIGGTKCAINYGYKEGADLYIVDKERFPTTGLNETIENILLSIEVMMKKHGLTKEKGVCAIGISCGGPLDSNKGLIMSPPNLPGWNNVPIIRIIESRFGVKVGLQNDANACALAEWRYGSGRGTQNMVFMTFGTGLGAGLILDGKLYTGANDNAGELGHIRLSEYGPVGYGKAGSFEGFCSGGGITQIAKMLLSEKIQMGLQVEWCKPEELDLLTTQRVAEEAVKGDELAIQIFDISAKELGHGLSVVIDILNPEVIVVGGIYTRCQALMQTRTLEIIKKEALPKSSQVCKITTSQLGERIGDYAALSVAADLLTKNE, from the coding sequence ATGAAGGAATACATTGTGGGTATTGATATTGGAGGTACAAAATGTGCCATAAACTATGGCTATAAAGAAGGTGCAGATTTATATATAGTAGATAAAGAAAGATTTCCCACTACCGGGCTAAATGAAACCATTGAGAATATTTTACTATCTATTGAGGTTATGATGAAGAAACATGGTTTAACTAAAGAAAAAGGAGTTTGTGCCATAGGAATAAGCTGTGGGGGGCCTTTAGACAGCAATAAAGGGCTGATCATGTCTCCTCCTAATCTTCCCGGTTGGAATAATGTTCCTATCATAAGGATAATAGAGAGTCGTTTTGGGGTTAAAGTCGGTTTGCAAAACGATGCTAATGCTTGTGCTTTAGCTGAATGGAGATATGGGTCGGGCCGAGGAACTCAAAACATGGTATTTATGACTTTTGGTACCGGTTTAGGGGCAGGACTTATTCTCGACGGGAAGCTATATACCGGTGCTAATGACAATGCCGGAGAATTAGGACACATACGTCTCTCTGAATATGGGCCTGTCGGATATGGTAAAGCGGGTTCTTTTGAAGGCTTTTGTAGTGGTGGAGGGATCACACAAATAGCCAAAATGTTATTATCTGAGAAAATACAAATGGGGCTTCAGGTAGAGTGGTGTAAGCCCGAGGAGCTAGATTTGCTTACGACTCAGAGGGTGGCAGAAGAAGCAGTTAAAGGTGATGAGTTAGCCATTCAAATTTTTGATATATCTGCCAAAGAATTAGGACATGGATTGTCTGTTGTTATTGATATTCTTAATCCTGAAGTCATAGTTGTTGGTGGTATTTATACCAGATGTCAGGCTTTGATGCAAACGCGTACGCTTGAAATAATAAAGAAAGAGGCGTTGCCTAAATCCAGCCAGGTATGTAAAATAACGACTTCGCAATTGGGCGAACGGATAGGTGATTATGCGGCCCTTTCTGTAGCGGCAGATTTATTGACTAAAAATGAATAA
- a CDS encoding sugar-binding domain-containing protein has product MKRYIKLYLLLLLSGLFPSRMAAENISLNGSWNLQFFPQPKHAVYSPEELLSVNAQQIDATVPGNVELDMLKAGLIDDPMIGNNVYSLRKYEGYQWCYIKKFASPQIKADEEVQLFFGGIDCLAEIWLNGSKIASVSNMFIEHVFEVTDLLLKDRENTLCVIIRSPVMEAQKYLLGTFSIGNFAATESTYIRKAPHSYGWDIMPRLVSAGLWRGVELRVINNTHIVNTQWMTSKIDLKDKTAQLFVDVQLAIPFENLDKTSAKIILRRKGKVVYESTQLVTSHAFRHIIELNDVDFWWPRGYGEAALYDAEIQLVSKKGNVVSANSCRIGVRTVQLDMTDINDLPGNQGRFCFVVNGESLFIKGTNWVPLDALHSRDASHLDEAVRLMADANCNMVRCWGGNVYEDHRFFDLCDENGIMVWQDFAMGCTFYPQREDFAKAIEREAIAVVTKLRNHSSLVLWSGNNENDLALRWTLINFKINPNSDVISREILPRVIYEMDPTRAFLPSSPYYSQAVYGKGSNDDLLPENHLWGPRGYYKDEYYTHSKARFVSEIGYHGCPNRSSLEKMFTKKAVSPWLNGQVGLWNDEWMTKSVRIFPNAPKPGDRNDLMTNQVKILFGSIPKDLDDFIMASQSVQAEAMKYFVEMWRGDKPKRSGIIWWNIRDGWPILSDAVTDYYHSKKLAYYFLKNVQANVCVFINDAKDGKYPLVVVNDTRQPSKGSVDVMDVATGNLIYKGIFSVEANGRVLISSLPEMRGQGMLLIKCKIDGKDFSNHYLYGEPPFKLEEYKWLLKKTNIYAVK; this is encoded by the coding sequence ATGAAAAGATATATAAAATTGTACCTGCTTTTGCTTTTGAGTGGATTGTTTCCATCCAGAATGGCAGCCGAAAATATTTCATTAAATGGAAGCTGGAATCTACAATTTTTTCCTCAACCCAAACATGCTGTATATAGCCCGGAGGAGTTATTGAGTGTAAATGCTCAACAAATAGATGCAACGGTTCCGGGCAATGTTGAACTTGATATGCTGAAAGCCGGATTAATAGATGATCCTATGATTGGCAATAATGTATACTCTTTGCGTAAATACGAGGGATATCAATGGTGTTATATTAAGAAGTTTGCATCGCCTCAGATTAAAGCAGATGAAGAAGTACAACTATTCTTTGGAGGTATTGATTGTTTGGCTGAAATATGGTTGAACGGCAGCAAGATTGCCTCTGTCAGCAATATGTTTATAGAACATGTTTTTGAGGTGACAGATCTATTGCTTAAGGATCGGGAGAATACGTTATGTGTGATTATTCGTTCACCGGTAATGGAGGCTCAGAAGTATCTGTTGGGAACTTTCAGTATTGGTAATTTTGCGGCAACAGAGTCTACTTACATTCGTAAAGCACCTCATTCCTACGGATGGGATATAATGCCTCGTTTGGTTAGCGCAGGGCTGTGGCGCGGAGTTGAGTTGAGAGTCATAAACAATACGCACATTGTGAATACACAGTGGATGACGTCGAAAATTGACCTAAAAGATAAAACGGCCCAATTATTTGTAGACGTGCAACTAGCAATTCCATTTGAAAATCTGGATAAGACATCTGCGAAAATAATTCTTCGACGAAAAGGTAAGGTGGTTTACGAAAGTACGCAATTAGTGACATCTCATGCTTTTCGTCATATAATAGAGCTTAATGATGTAGACTTTTGGTGGCCACGTGGCTATGGCGAAGCCGCACTATATGATGCAGAGATACAGCTTGTTTCAAAAAAGGGTAATGTAGTTTCTGCAAACTCATGTAGAATTGGTGTGCGCACAGTACAATTAGATATGACCGACATTAACGATTTGCCGGGTAATCAAGGACGCTTTTGTTTCGTTGTGAATGGCGAGAGTTTATTTATTAAAGGAACTAATTGGGTGCCTCTGGATGCTTTACATAGTAGAGATGCTTCGCACCTCGATGAGGCTGTACGTTTGATGGCAGATGCTAATTGCAATATGGTGAGATGTTGGGGAGGTAACGTGTATGAAGATCATCGTTTCTTTGACTTGTGTGATGAAAACGGGATAATGGTATGGCAGGATTTTGCTATGGGGTGTACGTTTTATCCTCAAAGAGAGGATTTTGCCAAAGCGATAGAGCGAGAGGCAATAGCTGTTGTTACGAAACTTCGGAATCATTCATCTTTGGTATTATGGTCGGGGAATAACGAAAATGACTTGGCCTTGCGCTGGACTCTTATCAACTTTAAGATTAATCCCAATAGTGACGTGATTAGTAGAGAAATTCTTCCTCGGGTTATTTACGAAATGGATCCTACCAGGGCATTCTTGCCAAGTTCTCCCTATTATAGTCAGGCAGTATATGGAAAAGGTAGTAATGATGATCTTCTTCCTGAAAATCATTTGTGGGGACCAAGAGGCTATTACAAAGACGAGTATTATACGCATAGTAAAGCACGTTTTGTAAGTGAAATTGGTTATCATGGATGTCCCAATAGGAGCAGCCTTGAGAAAATGTTCACAAAAAAGGCTGTCAGTCCTTGGCTAAATGGGCAAGTTGGTTTATGGAATGATGAATGGATGACAAAGTCGGTAAGAATATTTCCTAATGCACCGAAGCCGGGAGATCGTAACGATCTGATGACAAATCAAGTGAAGATATTATTTGGATCGATACCGAAAGATTTAGATGACTTTATAATGGCTTCACAATCTGTTCAGGCTGAAGCGATGAAATACTTTGTTGAGATGTGGAGAGGTGATAAGCCTAAAAGATCGGGTATTATCTGGTGGAACATCCGAGATGGCTGGCCTATACTTTCAGATGCGGTTACCGATTATTATCATTCTAAAAAACTGGCTTACTATTTTTTAAAGAATGTTCAAGCAAATGTATGCGTGTTTATTAATGATGCTAAAGACGGAAAATATCCGTTAGTAGTGGTTAACGACACGCGTCAACCTTCAAAAGGATCAGTGGACGTTATGGATGTTGCAACCGGTAATCTTATTTATAAAGGGATTTTTTCAGTTGAGGCTAATGGAAGAGTTCTGATTTCATCTTTGCCCGAAATGCGAGGTCAGGGAATGTTGCTTATCAAATGCAAAATAGATGGGAAAGATTTCTCAAATCACTATTTGTATGGTGAACCGCCATTTAAGCTAGAAGAATATAAGTGGCTATTAAAGAAAACAAATATATACGCAGTAAAATAA
- a CDS encoding SIS domain-containing protein produces the protein MESLIYESLSESQNVLDEFIKSDAAELINKAATIMTRTFQNGGKVISCGNGGSLCDAAHFAEELTGRYRKNRRPYAAIAINDPAYITCVGNDFSFDEIFSRYIEAMGKQGDTLLAISTSGNSENVIRAVKTAKSIGMNVISLTRVGENRLLELSDIALVSPATDFSDRIQEIHIKIIHILIQAIEAKLGHN, from the coding sequence ATGGAAAGTTTAATTTATGAAAGTTTAAGTGAATCTCAAAATGTTTTGGATGAGTTCATTAAATCGGATGCTGCCGAATTAATTAATAAGGCTGCAACAATTATGACTCGAACTTTTCAGAATGGAGGGAAAGTGATTAGTTGTGGTAATGGAGGCTCTTTGTGTGATGCGGCACATTTTGCAGAAGAATTGACGGGACGTTATCGAAAAAACAGAAGGCCATACGCTGCTATTGCGATTAATGATCCTGCTTATATAACTTGCGTAGGGAATGATTTCTCGTTTGACGAGATTTTTTCCCGCTATATAGAGGCAATGGGTAAACAGGGAGATACATTGCTTGCAATTAGTACGAGCGGAAATTCTGAAAATGTGATACGGGCAGTGAAAACAGCGAAATCTATCGGCATGAACGTGATTTCGCTAACCAGAGTAGGAGAGAACAGGCTGTTGGAGTTATCTGATATTGCTTTAGTAAGTCCGGCTACTGACTTTTCGGATCGTATCCAGGAGATACATATAAAGATAATACATATTCTTATTCAAGCTATAGAAGCAAAATTAGGACATAATTAA
- a CDS encoding MFS transporter, whose protein sequence is MDKKIVVMKILPVMFGFFVMGFVDIIGIAINYVKQDFPFLNDTLANMLAISCFFWFLVLSIPTGMLMNKIGRKNTVLTSFVLHIIALCIPVVAYDFASVMVAFAFVGIGNTLLQVSLNPLVTDIVNKEKLTGTLTLGQFVKAICSFFGPIIASWATGMFFGWKLIFPIYASASLIALIWLWLTPIPESERATTVSFSVTIGLFKDKYILAFFIGILVLVGVDVGINATFPKLLMEKCNLQLNEAGLGNSIYFFARTLGALGGGIFLLRYSEIKFFKYSVSFAIAGLIAMLLTNNMWVILASVSVFGLGYANLFSIIFSLSLKRVPDKANEVSALLIMGVSGGAVLPPLLGVASDFFKTQTAALIVIVLVWLYMVWLIKQVKKIRI, encoded by the coding sequence ATGGATAAGAAAATTGTCGTAATGAAAATATTGCCTGTGATGTTTGGCTTCTTCGTGATGGGATTTGTCGATATTATTGGCATCGCTATAAACTATGTGAAGCAGGATTTCCCCTTTTTAAATGATACATTAGCTAATATGTTAGCTATTTCATGTTTTTTTTGGTTTTTAGTGCTTTCAATCCCAACTGGGATGTTAATGAATAAAATTGGTCGAAAGAATACGGTTCTTACAAGTTTCGTACTACATATCATTGCTCTTTGCATACCTGTTGTTGCATACGACTTTGCATCTGTTATGGTTGCTTTTGCGTTTGTTGGCATAGGAAATACTTTATTGCAGGTTTCGCTTAATCCTTTAGTAACTGATATTGTAAATAAGGAGAAACTAACGGGAACTCTTACTCTTGGCCAGTTTGTGAAGGCTATTTGTTCTTTTTTTGGTCCTATTATTGCAAGTTGGGCTACTGGAATGTTCTTTGGTTGGAAGCTTATATTCCCCATTTATGCATCAGCATCATTGATAGCATTGATTTGGCTGTGGCTAACTCCCATTCCCGAGTCGGAAAGGGCAACAACGGTTTCTTTTAGTGTGACAATCGGTCTATTCAAAGATAAATACATTCTCGCCTTCTTTATTGGAATACTAGTGCTTGTCGGAGTAGATGTTGGTATAAATGCGACCTTTCCTAAATTATTAATGGAAAAATGCAACCTTCAACTAAATGAGGCCGGATTAGGAAATAGTATTTACTTTTTTGCCCGTACATTAGGTGCTTTAGGCGGAGGAATCTTTCTATTGAGATACTCCGAAATTAAGTTTTTTAAGTATAGTGTATCTTTCGCAATAGCTGGTCTTATTGCGATGTTGTTGACCAACAATATGTGGGTAATACTTGCTTCTGTGAGTGTCTTTGGGTTAGGTTATGCCAACCTTTTTTCCATAATCTTTTCCTTGTCATTAAAACGTGTTCCAGATAAAGCAAACGAGGTTTCCGCACTGTTAATAATGGGAGTTTCGGGAGGAGCTGTCTTGCCACCTCTTCTTGGAGTCGCTTCGGATTTCTTTAAAACGCAGACTGCTGCTCTTATTGTTATTGTACTTGTTTGGCTCTATATGGTATGGCTGATAAAGCAGGTTAAAAAGATTAGAATATAA
- a CDS encoding glycoside hydrolase family 36 protein, which yields MLCCLRRLCLLLLIVLFPVALIAQAQTKLFTKPLNIKYWINNSFAKGKIPPFSFVYDSRSSNDFIQSWDHSFTRLASDEPNVIKYRIVYESKQCGLRVECDVDGYTDFDAAKWLLHFTNIGSGNSKSLKEVKAIDLDLKYAESGQFKLHFAEGNHISKADFHPRTRVMNIGENYQISPEGGRSSEESFPFFNIESPANQGVMFSIGWTGTWVVDFVKKDNKTFSVKSGMKRFDSYLKTGESIRTPSVSLLFWNGKDRMIGHNKFRRFVLAHQSRKINGKFAEYPLSSGFNYRDPAPCTEYSCLTADYAIAMIHRYTQFGLVPEVYWLDAGWNTGASNYENGQTWANTVGNWTVDEERFPQGLKPIADEVHKIGAKFMVWFEPERVIRGTQWAEEHPEWMLDIPNSNKDTYLLFDLGNKEARIWMSEYIARMIRENGIDYYRQDFNMQPDIYWEANDEPGRVGIKEIRHIEGLYAFGDYLLETFPNLLIDNCASGGRRIDLETISRSAPLWRSDYYHYDDPDGYQGHTYGLNFFLPLHGTGILQTDKYSFRSSISSALIYNWKITDKNVSIIDMQNCLKEYAEVRPYFYEDYYPLSGIEDLTRDDIWLTYQMHRPSDNSGIVVAFRRYKSLDNSIVVHLSGLDPNKKYIIRNLDNDVRIVKTGKELADSFRLNIEQPRGSLLLHYNLEK from the coding sequence ATGTTGTGCTGTTTAAGGCGGCTTTGTTTATTACTGTTGATAGTATTATTCCCTGTGGCTTTAATAGCTCAGGCGCAGACTAAACTCTTTACAAAACCTCTAAACATAAAATATTGGATAAACAATAGTTTTGCAAAGGGAAAAATTCCTCCGTTCTCGTTTGTCTATGATAGTAGAAGTTCAAATGATTTTATTCAGTCGTGGGACCATTCTTTCACAAGACTAGCAAGTGATGAGCCTAATGTTATTAAATATCGCATAGTTTATGAGAGTAAACAATGTGGATTGCGTGTAGAGTGTGATGTAGACGGATATACTGATTTCGACGCTGCTAAATGGCTTCTTCATTTTACTAATATCGGATCTGGCAATTCGAAGTCACTTAAGGAAGTAAAGGCTATAGACCTTGATTTGAAATATGCAGAGTCTGGTCAGTTTAAATTACATTTTGCAGAAGGTAATCATATTTCGAAGGCCGATTTTCACCCTAGAACGCGAGTGATGAATATTGGGGAAAATTATCAAATTTCACCTGAAGGAGGGCGTTCGTCTGAAGAATCATTTCCGTTTTTTAATATTGAATCTCCTGCAAACCAAGGTGTTATGTTCTCAATTGGGTGGACAGGTACATGGGTTGTAGACTTTGTGAAAAAAGACAATAAAACTTTCTCGGTAAAATCGGGGATGAAACGTTTCGACAGTTATTTAAAAACAGGTGAATCTATACGTACGCCAAGTGTATCTTTGCTTTTTTGGAATGGCAAAGACCGCATGATCGGACATAATAAATTTCGTCGGTTCGTGTTAGCTCATCAAAGCCGCAAAATTAACGGGAAATTTGCCGAATACCCTCTTTCTAGCGGATTTAACTATCGTGATCCCGCTCCATGTACCGAATATTCGTGCCTGACGGCAGATTATGCAATAGCTATGATTCACAGATATACACAGTTTGGGCTTGTGCCTGAAGTATATTGGCTTGATGCAGGATGGAATACGGGAGCATCTAACTATGAGAATGGGCAAACATGGGCAAATACAGTCGGGAATTGGACTGTAGATGAAGAACGTTTTCCTCAAGGATTAAAGCCTATTGCTGATGAGGTTCATAAGATTGGTGCGAAATTTATGGTATGGTTTGAACCTGAACGGGTTATTCGCGGAACTCAGTGGGCAGAAGAGCATCCTGAATGGATGCTTGACATACCTAATAGTAATAAAGATACTTATTTATTGTTCGACTTGGGCAACAAGGAGGCTCGAATTTGGATGAGTGAATATATTGCTCGCATGATACGTGAAAATGGCATAGATTATTATCGTCAGGATTTCAATATGCAACCTGATATTTATTGGGAAGCAAACGACGAACCAGGGCGTGTGGGAATAAAGGAAATCAGACATATTGAAGGGCTGTACGCTTTTGGGGATTATCTTTTGGAGACATTCCCCAATTTATTAATTGATAATTGTGCCAGTGGTGGTCGTCGTATTGACTTAGAAACAATATCGCGCAGTGCTCCTCTTTGGCGTAGTGATTATTATCATTATGACGATCCGGACGGATATCAAGGGCATACCTATGGGTTAAACTTCTTTTTACCATTACATGGAACAGGTATACTACAAACCGATAAGTACTCTTTTCGTTCAAGTATTAGCAGTGCGTTGATTTATAATTGGAAAATTACAGATAAAAATGTTTCTATTATAGATATGCAGAACTGTCTAAAGGAATATGCTGAGGTTCGACCTTATTTTTATGAAGATTATTATCCTTTGTCGGGGATAGAAGACCTTACTCGGGATGATATCTGGCTTACTTATCAGATGCATCGGCCATCGGATAATAGTGGAATTGTGGTTGCCTTTCGTCGTTATAAATCATTGGATAATTCGATTGTAGTCCATTTATCAGGACTGGATCCCAATAAAAAATATATTATCAGAAATCTTGATAATGATGTACGGATTGTTAAGACAGGAAAAGAGCTAGCTGATAGCTTTCGGTTGAATATAGAGCAGCCGAGAGGTTCGTTGTTGTTACATTATAATTTAGAAAAGTAG